In the Vespa crabro chromosome 10, iyVesCrab1.2, whole genome shotgun sequence genome, one interval contains:
- the LOC124427217 gene encoding cleavage and polyadenylation specificity factor subunit 1 isoform X2 yields MLIYGRKLVVLPFRKDPSLDDGDLLDTAKLTTSNKTPILSSYMIVLKSLEEKMDNIIDLQFLHGYYEPTLLILYEPVRTFSGRIAVRQDTCAMVAISLNIQQRVHPIIWSVSNLPFDCYQAVPVKKPLGGTLIMAVNSLIYLNQSIPPYGVSLNSLADTSTNFPLKPQEGVKMSLEGAQVAFISPDRLVISLKSGELYVLSLFADSMRSVRGFHFDKAAASVLTSCVCMCEDNYLFLGSRLGNSLLLRFTEKEPENEQNLNDNEIMVEDNESDETPAKKIKQDFLGDWMASDVLDIKDPEELEVYGSETHTSIQITSYIFEVCDSLLNIGPCGNISMGEPAFLSEEFSHNQDPDVELVTTSGYGKNGALCVLQRSIRPQVVTTFELPGCEDMWTVIGNLNNDDQTKAESEGSHAFLILSQEDSTMILQTGQEINEVDQSGFSTQGSTVYAGNLGANRYIVQVTQMGIRLLQGIEQIQHMPIDLGCPIVHASCADPYVTILSEDGQVMLLTLREGRGTARLHAQAANLLFRPQIEALCAYRDVSGIFTTQLPENSEDDIPEEEHNVEEPPIVSNIDNEDDLLYGDAPAFQMPVPPHTKNIDGTTKKAPWWQKHLQEIKPTYWLLVYRDSGTLEIYSLPDLRLSYLIRNFGYGQYVLHDSMESTTLQTNPVNEIPNPENQVREILMVALGHHGNRPMLLVRLDSELQIYQAYKYPKGHLKLRFKKLDHGIIPGHLRPKPKEEDMPNMNETRISMMRYFSNIAGYNGVFICGDYAHWIFLTGRGELRTHPMGIDGSVTSFAPFNNINCPQGFLYFNRKEELRICVLPTHLSYDAPWPVRKVPLRCTPHFVTYHLESKTYCVITSTAEPLKSYYRFNGEDKEFTEEERPDRFIFPSQELFSIVLFSPVSWETIPNTRIELDQWEHVTCLKNVSLAYEGTRSGLKGYIVLGTNYNYGEDITSRGRILIFDIIEVVPEPGQPLTKNRFKQIYAKEQKGPITAITQVSGFLVSAVGQKIYIWQLKDNDLVGVAFIDTQIYIHQMLSIKSLILVADVYKSISLLRFQEEYRTLSLVSRDFRPAEVYTIEYLIDNNNLGFLVADGESNIALFMYQPESRESLGGQKLIRKADFHLGQKVNTFFRIKCRITDPANEKKYFSGADKRHVTMYASLDGSLGYILPVPEKTYRRLLMLQNVLVTHICHIAGLNPKAYRTYKSYVRTQGNPARGIIDGDLVWSYLYLPNNEKMDVAKKIGTRVQEIIEDITEIDRQTAHF; encoded by the exons atgttaatatatgGACGTAAATTAGTAGTGTTACCATTCCGTAAGGATCCAAGTCTTGATGATGGAGATCTGTTAGATACAGCAAAATTAACTACATCTAATAAAACAcctatattatcatcataCATGATAGTATTAAAAAGTCTAGAAGAGAAAATGGACAATATTATAGATTTGCAATTTTTACATGGATATTATGAACCAACTTTATTGATTCTTTATGAACCTGTAAGAACTTTCTCAGG gCGTATTGCAGTAAGACAAGATACTTGCGCAATGGTAGCcatatcattaaatattcaaCAAAGAGTTCATCCTATTATATGGTCTGTCTCTAATTTACCATTTGATTGTTATCAAGCAGTACCAGTAAAAAAACCTCTTGGTGGAACATTAATAATGGCAGTGAATTCTCTAATTTATTTGAACCAAAGTATTCCACCATATGGAGTATCTCTTAATAGTTTAGCAGATACAAGTACAAATTTTCCTTTGA aaccACAAGAAGGAGTTAAAATGAGTTTGGAAGGTGCTCAAGTAGCATTTATATCTCCAGATCGTTTAGTTATTTCCCTAAAAAGTGGTGAACTATATGTACTGTCTTTATTTGCAGACAGTATGCGTTCAGTACGTGGTTTTCATTTTGATAAAGCAGCTGCTAGTGTTCTAACATCATGC gtatgtatgtgcgaagataattatctttttcttggcTCACGTCTTGGAAACTCATTATTACTACGATTCACTGAAAAAGAACcagaaaatgaacaaaatcTGAATGATAATGAAATCATGGTCGAAGATAATGAAAGTGATGAAACTCCAgcaaagaaaattaaacaagATTTCTTAGGCGATTGGATGGCATCTGATGTGTTAGATATCAAGGATCCAGAAGAATTAGAAGTATATGGAAGTGAAACACATACATCTATTCAAATAACCTCTTATATCTTTGAG GTATGCGATAGCTTATTAAATATAGGACCATGTGGAAATATATCTATGGGAGAACCAGCATTTTTATCAGAAGAATTTTCTCATAATCAAGATCCTGATGTTGAATTAGTTACAACATCTGGTTATGGCAAAAATGGTGCTCTTTGTGTTCTTCAAAGATCAATTCGTCCTCAGGTAGTCACAACATTCGAATTACCTGGATGTGAAGATATGTGGACAGTTATTGGTAATCTAAATAATGATGATCAGACAAAAGCAGAGTCAGAGGGTTCCCATGCTTTTCTAATATTAAGTCAAGAAGATTCAACCATG attCTACAAACTGGTCAAGAAATCAACGAAGTTGATCAGAGTGGATTTAGTACTCAGGGAAGTACAGTTTATGCAGGAAATCTTGGTGCCAACAGATACATAGTACAAGTTACTCAAATGGGTATTCGTCTTTTACAAGGAATTGAACAA ATACAACATATGCCAATAGATCTTGGTTGTCCCATAGTACATGCTAGTTGTGCAGATCCATATGTAACTATACTTTCAGAGGATGGTCAAGTTATGCTACTTACCCttagagaaggaagaggtaCAGCAAGATTACACGCACAAGCTGCAAATTTACTATTt cGTCCTCAAATAGAAGCACTCTGTGCATATAGAGATGTAAGTGGAATTTTCACAACACAACTACCTGAAAATTCGGAAGATGATATACCAGAAGAAGAACACAATGTAGAGGAACCACCTATTGTcagtaatattgataatgaggATGACTTATTATATGGTGATGCACCAGCTTTTCAAATGCCTGTACCACCTCATACTAAAAATATTGATGGAACAACTAAAAAAGCACCATG GTGGCAAAAACATTTACAAGAAATTAAACCTACATATTGGTTACTAGTATATAGAGATAGTGGAACCttagaaatttattctttgCCAGATTTACGTTTGTCCTATCTTATTCGTAATTTTGGTTATGGGCAATATGTTTTACATGATAGTATGGAATCTACAACATTGCAAACTAATCCTGTTAATGAAATTCCTAATCCTGAAAATCAG GTTCGTGAAATTTTGATGGTTGCTTTAGGCCACCATGGAAACAGGCCAATGCTTTTAGTACGCTTAGATTCTGAATTGCAAATTTATCAAGCTTATAAATATCCTAAAGGTCATTTAAAATTACGTTTCAAAAAATTAGATCATGGTATTATACCAGGCCATTTAAG GCCAAAAcctaaagaagaagatatgcCCAATATGAACGAAACACGAATTTCTATGATGCGGTATTTTAGCAATATTGCTGGATATAATGGTGTATTCATTTGTGGTGATTATGCACATTGGATATTTCTTACTGGACGTGGAGAGTTAAGAACACATCCAATGGGCATAGATGGTTCTGTTACTTCTTTTGCAccatttaataacattaattgtCCTCAAggttttttgtattttaacaGAAAG GAAGAATTAAGGATATGCGTTCTACCAacacatttatcatatgatgCACCATGGCCTGTGAGAAAAGTACCTTTGCGATGTACACCACACTTTGTGACATATCATCTTGAGAGTAAAACTTATTGTGTTATAACAAGTACAGCTGAACCACttaaaagttattatagatttaatGGCGAAGATaag gaATTcacagaagaagaaagaccagatagatttatttttccatcACAAGAATTGTTtagtattgttttattttctccagTTTCTTGGGAAACTATACCAAACACTAGAATCGAATTAGATCAATGGGAACATGTGACATGTTTAAAAAATGTGTCTCTGGCATACGAGGGAACAAGATCTGGATTAAAGGGTTACATTGTACTAGGAACAAACTACAATTACGGAGAAGATATTACAAGTAGAGGACGT atTCTTATATTTGACATTATTGAAGTAGTACCAGAACCTGGACAACCATTAACAAAGAATAGATTTAAACAGATTTATGCAAAGGAACAGAAAGGTCCTATTACAGCTATTACTCAAGTATCAGGATTTCTCGTTTCAGCAGTTGGACAAAAG aTCTACATTTGGCAATTAAAAGATAACGATCTCGTAGGCGTTGCTTTTATAGACacacaaatttatatacatcaaATGTTAAGCATTAAAAGTTTAATTTTAGTGGCTGATGTGTACAAATCAATTAGTTTGTTAAGATTCCAAGAAGAATATAGAACACTTTCCCTTGTTAGTAGG gatTTCCGCCCAGCAGAAGTCTATACGatagaatatttaattgacaataataatttgggCTTTCTAGTAGCTGATGGAGAAAGCAATATAGCTTTATTTATGTATCAACCGGAGTCAAGAGAAAGTCTTGGTGGTCAAAAATTGATTAGAAAAGCTGACTTCCATTTAGGACAAAAAGTAAATACATTCTTTCGAATTAAATGTAGAATTACTGACCcagcaaatgaaaaaaaatatttttctggaGCAGATAAAAGGCATGTTACCATGTATG CATCTTTGGATGGTAGTCTTGGTTACATTCTTCCAGTTCCAGAAAAAACATATCGTAGATTACTTATGCTACAAAATGTATTAGTTACACATATATGTCACATTGCAGGCCTTAATCCCAAAGCATACCG TACGTATAAAAGTTATGTAAGAACACAAGGCAATCCAGCTAGAGGCATTATAGATGGAGATTTGGTTTGGAGTTATCTCTATTTAcctaataatgaaaaaatggaTGTAGCCAAAAAAATTGGAACGCGAGttcaagaaataatagaagataTTACAGAAATTGATCGACAAACAGCACATTTTTAA
- the LOC124427217 gene encoding cleavage and polyadenylation specificity factor subunit 1 isoform X1 codes for MYSICKSTHPATGVEHAITCYFFNRSEKCLVVAGANIIRVFRLIPDVDITKREKYTELRPPKMKLECLAQYTLHGNVMSMQAVHLIGSQRDSLLLSFRDAKLSVVEYDQEAHDLRTVSLHYFEEEEIRDGWTNHHHIPIVRVDPEGRCAIMLIYGRKLVVLPFRKDPSLDDGDLLDTAKLTTSNKTPILSSYMIVLKSLEEKMDNIIDLQFLHGYYEPTLLILYEPVRTFSGRIAVRQDTCAMVAISLNIQQRVHPIIWSVSNLPFDCYQAVPVKKPLGGTLIMAVNSLIYLNQSIPPYGVSLNSLADTSTNFPLKPQEGVKMSLEGAQVAFISPDRLVISLKSGELYVLSLFADSMRSVRGFHFDKAAASVLTSCVCMCEDNYLFLGSRLGNSLLLRFTEKEPENEQNLNDNEIMVEDNESDETPAKKIKQDFLGDWMASDVLDIKDPEELEVYGSETHTSIQITSYIFEVCDSLLNIGPCGNISMGEPAFLSEEFSHNQDPDVELVTTSGYGKNGALCVLQRSIRPQVVTTFELPGCEDMWTVIGNLNNDDQTKAESEGSHAFLILSQEDSTMILQTGQEINEVDQSGFSTQGSTVYAGNLGANRYIVQVTQMGIRLLQGIEQIQHMPIDLGCPIVHASCADPYVTILSEDGQVMLLTLREGRGTARLHAQAANLLFRPQIEALCAYRDVSGIFTTQLPENSEDDIPEEEHNVEEPPIVSNIDNEDDLLYGDAPAFQMPVPPHTKNIDGTTKKAPWWQKHLQEIKPTYWLLVYRDSGTLEIYSLPDLRLSYLIRNFGYGQYVLHDSMESTTLQTNPVNEIPNPENQVREILMVALGHHGNRPMLLVRLDSELQIYQAYKYPKGHLKLRFKKLDHGIIPGHLRPKPKEEDMPNMNETRISMMRYFSNIAGYNGVFICGDYAHWIFLTGRGELRTHPMGIDGSVTSFAPFNNINCPQGFLYFNRKEELRICVLPTHLSYDAPWPVRKVPLRCTPHFVTYHLESKTYCVITSTAEPLKSYYRFNGEDKEFTEEERPDRFIFPSQELFSIVLFSPVSWETIPNTRIELDQWEHVTCLKNVSLAYEGTRSGLKGYIVLGTNYNYGEDITSRGRILIFDIIEVVPEPGQPLTKNRFKQIYAKEQKGPITAITQVSGFLVSAVGQKIYIWQLKDNDLVGVAFIDTQIYIHQMLSIKSLILVADVYKSISLLRFQEEYRTLSLVSRDFRPAEVYTIEYLIDNNNLGFLVADGESNIALFMYQPESRESLGGQKLIRKADFHLGQKVNTFFRIKCRITDPANEKKYFSGADKRHVTMYASLDGSLGYILPVPEKTYRRLLMLQNVLVTHICHIAGLNPKAYRTYKSYVRTQGNPARGIIDGDLVWSYLYLPNNEKMDVAKKIGTRVQEIIEDITEIDRQTAHF; via the exons atgtattcaaTATGTAAAAGCACTCATCCTGCAACAGGAGTAGAACATGCTATcacatgttatttttttaatcggtCTGAAAAATGTCTTGTAGTAGCTGGTGCAAATATTATAAGAGTATTTCGTTTAATTCCTGACGTAGAtataacaaaaagagagaaatatacag AATTACGTCCACCAAAAATGAAGCTAGAATGTTTAGCTCAATATACTTTGCACGGGAATGTAATGTCGATGCAAGCAGTACATTTAATTGGATCTCAACGAGATTCTCTCTTGTTAAGTTTTCGTGATGCAAAGTTATCTGTTGTTGAATATGATCAAGAAGCTCATGATCTTAGAACAGTATCTTTACATTattttgaagaagaagaaatacgg gaTGGATGGACTAATCATCACCACATACCAATTGTCAGAGTAGATCCTGAGGGACGTTGTgcaattatgttaatatatgGACGTAAATTAGTAGTGTTACCATTCCGTAAGGATCCAAGTCTTGATGATGGAGATCTGTTAGATACAGCAAAATTAACTACATCTAATAAAACAcctatattatcatcataCATGATAGTATTAAAAAGTCTAGAAGAGAAAATGGACAATATTATAGATTTGCAATTTTTACATGGATATTATGAACCAACTTTATTGATTCTTTATGAACCTGTAAGAACTTTCTCAGG gCGTATTGCAGTAAGACAAGATACTTGCGCAATGGTAGCcatatcattaaatattcaaCAAAGAGTTCATCCTATTATATGGTCTGTCTCTAATTTACCATTTGATTGTTATCAAGCAGTACCAGTAAAAAAACCTCTTGGTGGAACATTAATAATGGCAGTGAATTCTCTAATTTATTTGAACCAAAGTATTCCACCATATGGAGTATCTCTTAATAGTTTAGCAGATACAAGTACAAATTTTCCTTTGA aaccACAAGAAGGAGTTAAAATGAGTTTGGAAGGTGCTCAAGTAGCATTTATATCTCCAGATCGTTTAGTTATTTCCCTAAAAAGTGGTGAACTATATGTACTGTCTTTATTTGCAGACAGTATGCGTTCAGTACGTGGTTTTCATTTTGATAAAGCAGCTGCTAGTGTTCTAACATCATGC gtatgtatgtgcgaagataattatctttttcttggcTCACGTCTTGGAAACTCATTATTACTACGATTCACTGAAAAAGAACcagaaaatgaacaaaatcTGAATGATAATGAAATCATGGTCGAAGATAATGAAAGTGATGAAACTCCAgcaaagaaaattaaacaagATTTCTTAGGCGATTGGATGGCATCTGATGTGTTAGATATCAAGGATCCAGAAGAATTAGAAGTATATGGAAGTGAAACACATACATCTATTCAAATAACCTCTTATATCTTTGAG GTATGCGATAGCTTATTAAATATAGGACCATGTGGAAATATATCTATGGGAGAACCAGCATTTTTATCAGAAGAATTTTCTCATAATCAAGATCCTGATGTTGAATTAGTTACAACATCTGGTTATGGCAAAAATGGTGCTCTTTGTGTTCTTCAAAGATCAATTCGTCCTCAGGTAGTCACAACATTCGAATTACCTGGATGTGAAGATATGTGGACAGTTATTGGTAATCTAAATAATGATGATCAGACAAAAGCAGAGTCAGAGGGTTCCCATGCTTTTCTAATATTAAGTCAAGAAGATTCAACCATG attCTACAAACTGGTCAAGAAATCAACGAAGTTGATCAGAGTGGATTTAGTACTCAGGGAAGTACAGTTTATGCAGGAAATCTTGGTGCCAACAGATACATAGTACAAGTTACTCAAATGGGTATTCGTCTTTTACAAGGAATTGAACAA ATACAACATATGCCAATAGATCTTGGTTGTCCCATAGTACATGCTAGTTGTGCAGATCCATATGTAACTATACTTTCAGAGGATGGTCAAGTTATGCTACTTACCCttagagaaggaagaggtaCAGCAAGATTACACGCACAAGCTGCAAATTTACTATTt cGTCCTCAAATAGAAGCACTCTGTGCATATAGAGATGTAAGTGGAATTTTCACAACACAACTACCTGAAAATTCGGAAGATGATATACCAGAAGAAGAACACAATGTAGAGGAACCACCTATTGTcagtaatattgataatgaggATGACTTATTATATGGTGATGCACCAGCTTTTCAAATGCCTGTACCACCTCATACTAAAAATATTGATGGAACAACTAAAAAAGCACCATG GTGGCAAAAACATTTACAAGAAATTAAACCTACATATTGGTTACTAGTATATAGAGATAGTGGAACCttagaaatttattctttgCCAGATTTACGTTTGTCCTATCTTATTCGTAATTTTGGTTATGGGCAATATGTTTTACATGATAGTATGGAATCTACAACATTGCAAACTAATCCTGTTAATGAAATTCCTAATCCTGAAAATCAG GTTCGTGAAATTTTGATGGTTGCTTTAGGCCACCATGGAAACAGGCCAATGCTTTTAGTACGCTTAGATTCTGAATTGCAAATTTATCAAGCTTATAAATATCCTAAAGGTCATTTAAAATTACGTTTCAAAAAATTAGATCATGGTATTATACCAGGCCATTTAAG GCCAAAAcctaaagaagaagatatgcCCAATATGAACGAAACACGAATTTCTATGATGCGGTATTTTAGCAATATTGCTGGATATAATGGTGTATTCATTTGTGGTGATTATGCACATTGGATATTTCTTACTGGACGTGGAGAGTTAAGAACACATCCAATGGGCATAGATGGTTCTGTTACTTCTTTTGCAccatttaataacattaattgtCCTCAAggttttttgtattttaacaGAAAG GAAGAATTAAGGATATGCGTTCTACCAacacatttatcatatgatgCACCATGGCCTGTGAGAAAAGTACCTTTGCGATGTACACCACACTTTGTGACATATCATCTTGAGAGTAAAACTTATTGTGTTATAACAAGTACAGCTGAACCACttaaaagttattatagatttaatGGCGAAGATaag gaATTcacagaagaagaaagaccagatagatttatttttccatcACAAGAATTGTTtagtattgttttattttctccagTTTCTTGGGAAACTATACCAAACACTAGAATCGAATTAGATCAATGGGAACATGTGACATGTTTAAAAAATGTGTCTCTGGCATACGAGGGAACAAGATCTGGATTAAAGGGTTACATTGTACTAGGAACAAACTACAATTACGGAGAAGATATTACAAGTAGAGGACGT atTCTTATATTTGACATTATTGAAGTAGTACCAGAACCTGGACAACCATTAACAAAGAATAGATTTAAACAGATTTATGCAAAGGAACAGAAAGGTCCTATTACAGCTATTACTCAAGTATCAGGATTTCTCGTTTCAGCAGTTGGACAAAAG aTCTACATTTGGCAATTAAAAGATAACGATCTCGTAGGCGTTGCTTTTATAGACacacaaatttatatacatcaaATGTTAAGCATTAAAAGTTTAATTTTAGTGGCTGATGTGTACAAATCAATTAGTTTGTTAAGATTCCAAGAAGAATATAGAACACTTTCCCTTGTTAGTAGG gatTTCCGCCCAGCAGAAGTCTATACGatagaatatttaattgacaataataatttgggCTTTCTAGTAGCTGATGGAGAAAGCAATATAGCTTTATTTATGTATCAACCGGAGTCAAGAGAAAGTCTTGGTGGTCAAAAATTGATTAGAAAAGCTGACTTCCATTTAGGACAAAAAGTAAATACATTCTTTCGAATTAAATGTAGAATTACTGACCcagcaaatgaaaaaaaatatttttctggaGCAGATAAAAGGCATGTTACCATGTATG CATCTTTGGATGGTAGTCTTGGTTACATTCTTCCAGTTCCAGAAAAAACATATCGTAGATTACTTATGCTACAAAATGTATTAGTTACACATATATGTCACATTGCAGGCCTTAATCCCAAAGCATACCG TACGTATAAAAGTTATGTAAGAACACAAGGCAATCCAGCTAGAGGCATTATAGATGGAGATTTGGTTTGGAGTTATCTCTATTTAcctaataatgaaaaaatggaTGTAGCCAAAAAAATTGGAACGCGAGttcaagaaataatagaagataTTACAGAAATTGATCGACAAACAGCACATTTTTAA
- the LOC124427314 gene encoding RNA-binding protein NOB1 — protein METSNKIQYLIVDTSAFIKNAALQDIGVNIITDQDVVNEITNKRQLRRLVVLPYDLNVQSAFPENIKFVTEFAKKTGDYTSLSATDIKVIALTYQLEKEKVGTEHLKETPTIVKTVNSAKRNKNRLKPVVGFYMPKKKLNRTNGIKDKENITQNEEEEVYVDSLQEYLDPIDNDIVNDVDKQKDKENPENEKNDIDEEHQKYEEEEEEEEENEDDEKDEIKSDATESSNECGSDYETATSDIDYDTDIETEDLADKFSNLNCEPDQLEIQSEDGKMHNVDDILAPILDEEDKDSLEQISECEDEFEDECNNDSDWITPSNIKNMKKHMDSDILKEKSATVACLTMDFAMQNVLMQIGLNIASLDGRVIKQMRTFIFRCYACFKTTSIMTKIFCPNCGNKTLKKVAISLDDNGKQQIHINARRPLSAKGKKFSLPTPKGGKHANNPILCEDQPLPQQRISKLARTKNDPLYEDYIAGFSPFVTRDVYSKSAMLGIRSNGAVKYWMKRNPNESRRKQK, from the exons ATGGAAACTAgcaataaaatacaatacttGATTGTGGATACAAGtgcttttattaaaaatgcagCTCTACAA GATATTGGTGTTAATATCATAACTGACCAAGATGTGGTTAACGAGATAACCAATAAACGACAACTACGAAGGCTAGTTGTACTTCCATATGATTTAAATGTTCAAAGTGCATTTCCAGAAAACATTAAATTTG ttACTGAATTTGCTAAGAAAACAGGTGATTATACAAGTTTATCTGCCACTGATATTAAAGTAATTGCACTTACTTatcaattagaaaaagaaaaagtaggtaCGGAACATTTGAAGGAAACTCCAACCATTGTAAAAACTGTTAACAGTgcaaaacgtaataaaaatcgtttaaaacCTGTCGTTGGATTTTATATgccaaagaaaaaa ttaaatagAACAAATGgaattaaagataaagaaaatataacgcaaaatgaagaagaagaagtatatGTTGATTCTCTTCAAGAATATTTAGATCCTATTGATAACGATATTGTAAACGATGTGGATAAgcaaaaggataaagaaaatcctgaaaatgagaaaaacgaTATAGATGAAGAACATCaaaaatacgaagaagaagaagaagaagaagaagaaaatgaagatgacgaaaaagatgaaattaaATCAGATGCCACAGAATCTTCTAATGAATGTGGATCTGATTATGAAACAGCAACATCAGATATAGACTATGACACAGATATTGAAACAGAAGATTTGGCAGATAAATTTTCGAATCTCAATTGTGAACCAGATCAATTAGAAATTCAAAGTGAAGATGGAAAGATGCATAATGTAGATGATATTCTTGCACCTATATTAGATGAGGAAGATAAAGATTCATTAGAACAGATAAGTGAATGTGAGGATGAATTTGAAGATGaatgtaataatgatagtgaTTGGATAACACCAA gtaatattaaaaatatgaaaaaacatATGGACTCTGACATACTTAAGGAAAAATCAGCAACCGTTGCATGCTTAACAATGGATTTTGCAATGCAAAATGTTTTAATGCAAATTGGATTGAATATAGCTTCGTTAGATGGAAGAGTAATCAAACAAATGCGAACTTTCATTTTTAGGTGTTATGCTTGTTTCAAAACTACAAGCATAATGACTAAAATTTTCTGTCCAAATTGTGGCAATAAGACATTAAAAAAGGTTGCAATTTCATTAGATGACAATGGCAAACAACAAATTCATATTAATGCGCGAAGACCACTTTCGgccaaaggaaagaaa tTTTCATTGCCAACGCCAAAAGGTGGAAAACATGCAAATAATCCAATACTTTGTGAGGATCAACCTTTGCCTCAACAACGTATTTCAAAACTGGcaagaacaaaaaatgatCCACTATATGAAGATTATATAGCAGGATTTTCTCCATTTGTTACGCGAGATGTATATTCAAAATCAGCTATGTTAGGTATTCGATCAAATGGTGCTGTTAAATATTGGATGAAGAGAAATCCAAATGAATctagaagaaaacaaaaatga